The Salminus brasiliensis chromosome 4, fSalBra1.hap2, whole genome shotgun sequence nucleotide sequence GCCTCAGATTGTGTTTCAAGTAGTTCATGGTCCTCTGAGCCTGATTGTGTGACTTTGCGTCCAGGATTTGCTGTTGTTCCTGTGATCCTGACTGCCGCACACTTCTAAGTACTAAGTATAATAGACCCACCACCACACTTAACAGTTTGGACAAGTATGGGACACTCCTCCTAATCATTACATTCAGAGGTTTCATACAGTGTAAAAATCCCTGCACCTAGTCATGCAGACTGTCTTCACAAACGTTTGTGAAGGAATGGGTCATTCTAAGAGTTCATTGAATTTCAGTGTGGAACTGTAATAGGAAGACACTAGTTCTTCCTTCCTAgatgtgagtggtattattgaaaagtggaagcatttaggatcCACAGCAGACCAGGGAAGTGAGTGCTGAGGCGCATAGGGCCTAAAGGCAGTGAGGCAGtggcggctcagcggttagagtgccgggatatcgataacagggttgtgggttcgattcccgggctcggcaagctgccactgttgggtccttgagcaaggccctttaccctctctgctccccgggcgctggagttggctgcccaccgctctgggtgtgtgtgtgtgtgtgtgtgtgtgtgttcactaccagatgggttaaatgcggaggacacattttgctgtacactgtacagtgacaaatacctgcacctttacctttaaaaggCCCCCACGCTGTGCTACCTCAAAAACTGAACATACCTCCAAATCTCTTAAGGCCTTAACATCAGCACAACTGTGCACCAGGAGCTTCATTGcatcaccaagcacaatgccaagcttcggatgcagtggtgtaacgTACACCACCAATGGACTTTGGAGCAATGCAAATGTGTTCTGTGGAGAGACGAATCCCGCTTCTCTCTTTTGTGATGAGGTTTGTGATTTGTGATGAGGTTGCGGGTAAAGGTTTCCTCCTAATTACTTGTTCAAGCAGACAATGTCAATGTGCAGAGTAGAATACTGCACCTCCATTGACATTTTAGACAGTGTAAATACCAAAGATTCATTTTCAGATCGTCAACCAAAGAATGTGAAACTTACTCAGCAAACTTTGTGTTCTACCCCAGAAATCTTACCTTCTGAAATACTGCCCATCAAACAAACCTGAAGtatcacttggaaatctacGTGTGGAAGCTGGAATTTTGCCCAACTTTCAGTGGGCATGCCCTGTGCCCAGCAATCCACCAGaccgtaacacacacacacacgcaccccacctccaccctcTCAAAGCTGACCTGCACAAATCCTGTCAGTGCACTGGAAGCCCCGGTGTTGAGCAGGGTTCAGTGAAAGTTTAATGGGGCGCTGAAACGCTGGGGCTGTGAACGTAAGCCCTGCTTCTCTCCACATTTCCCTCCTCGCTGACGGCTGACGACGCCCGCTCCGATTTGGTGCTGACGAGGCGCGTGAGGCGCGCGAGGCAAGGGTGACGAGGAGGGGCGTGCACGCGCGGGGCGCGCCCCCTCTGGAAATCCCCCGCTGGATAAAAAGCGGCGCGCTGAGCGGGGCTGCTGGAGCACACGGCCGCGCAGCACGGCAGCATGTAGGCTGCGGGGTACAGCGGAGCATAGCGGGCTTAAATGGGCAATCTGATGGGCGGCCTGAGGTACAAGGAGCCAAGCACCGTGGAGGAGTGCGACTCGACATGGGAGACGGACTCGGAGAGTGAGGAGCAGCCGCAGGGAGCAGAGGAGGACAGCGGTATCTCCGACAGCCCGAGCGGCgagcagatggacagctttcAGCAGGTACCGCGTACTGACCGTAACTACACATGAACCAGCACTGAAACAGACAAAGGAGCGATGTGCTTCAGCTCAGAGACAGGGTGAGGGGAAATGGGTCGCGAGGGCAAGTGCTGCTATTATTAGACCGCTTATTTGGTAGCCTCGTTTCAATTGTGCTGTTTATTTgaacaaaatgtgaaaaaatagGAGACATCTAGAACCATTTTGGGACTAAAGAGGTTCTGGAGACAGCCTATGGCATGTTACGATATTTTAGTTGTTGCCAAAGCGTGGGCAATGTGAAgctttttacaaaaaaaagatcGAAAGTGGAGCTCTGCCACCTAGCTACCCCTTTACCATTAAATGTGACATTTTGTGCTAATGATAATTACTAGGTGCGATTGCTGACATCCCATGTGTCCTGTACGTTGCTGTGGTTTAAAGCAGCCTGGGTTATTTATAGCATTAGCAGGCTGACTACAAATCCCTGACTCGAACGCTGTTCCTTTTGACCCCATTCACTGCCATTTGTTTCCTCTACGCCTTACAGCCACCGTGGTGCTAAACGCTAGTTTGCGCAGTTCCTCAGGCTTTGGGGTCGCCGTAAATCCgtccctaaccctgaccttggTTCTATTAATACCCAGTTTAATGGGAAACAATAATATCTAAGGACAAAAAGCAGCATATGCCTGGTTTTATACTGGAACATTGGCTGAGGAAAATGGACAGCATCTCTTCAAGTGTTCATCTGACCCTTCATCTGGTCTCAGTGCACTTGCAATCAATTGAAGACAAATATTAGCTTTATCTAAAGACACGAAACTGATCATTGATATTTTCATACTGGAGCACTAGTTATGAAATGGCCTACACTGGCATACTAGTATACTGGTCTTTATCAGTTTAGGACCATTTAGGCATTAAaggatataaataaagaaatacagtCCCATTGAGATATAATGGTATATTCTACAGTACCAATCATGGTTATTATCCTGGGTTCCATAGACGAGTCTAGTGTTGTGCTAGGCTAGTCACATTTAGAGAGACTGAACATCACTAGAGGCCAAGGGCTAAGAAGGAGCAtgaattagtaaaaaaaaaaatgcccacAAGCTGCTCCAGCAAAATGGAGTTCCTCCCCATCCAATTACTGCAAACTGTGCATCTCTTTGGGATGTGCTCTGACAGTGTAGCTCAGCACTGATGCTCATGAGTGGGCTCATTCATGCATTCTTTTCTGCCTactattcactctctctctctctctctctctctctctctctctctctctctcagtttgaTGACACAGCTGAGTCTTCCACTAAGATGAAAAGGAGCTTTTATGCTGCCAAGGACCTGTACAAGTACCGGCATAGTTATCCGGTAACATGTTATTCACCAGACTTCTCTGCCATAGTTTTCCACCCACTCTCTTCCAAACCCTTTCCAACAGCACACTGCGAAGATACTGTTTTAAAGTGCTGTCCCAAAtcttgtaatgtaatatatggTTTTACTAATAATCTAGTAATCTAGCAATCTCACGAAATAGTTTTTTAAGACTATATTTAAGTGGAGAAACCATGCATGGAAAAAGATTAACAATATTtaacaatataaaaataaatcatgcaGCAATAAAGCATATAAATTGATGTGTTTACTTGTCTTACATGTCTTACTTTCTGATTCCAGTAGTGAGACCAGTAGGAGAAATCAAAGTATACATAATTATCAAGGGAATTGGAGGAATTTTTGATTCATCAAGTAATTACATCATCATTGAGTCTGTATGAGACATTTTCCCCTCTGTGTAACTTACTCTCACTGAGATCATGACACCTGAGATTCACGACTGATtgacactttctctctctttcttgcctttTCTGTCGTCGTGTTtctgttctcctctcctcctcctagAATTACAAAGAACCCCGGCAGCCAAATGAGTATCGCAATCTGAGGTTCTACCTGAACAAGATTCCTCTGGTTCCAGACGGTAAGACAGTGTATATCATGGCCTGAGGCCATTTTTCACTCCTTAAGTTACTTTTCACTTTAAGTTACTTATCCTTGTTGTTGGAACAGCACTTTGTATTTGCAAAATGGAAATTTTACAAAAAATAGGCATTTTTGAAttatgtggtggtggtggggggggggggggggtcattacTATGATCACATATACAGGTTCTGGGTAAGGTTCATACAGATAACATATACAGGTTCTCAGAGGTAAATTTAAATGCTTTCCTGGAGAGGCAGTTTAGCCAAAAATTACCAGTGCTGATGTTTTTATGAGAACAAACTCAAGTGGCAGCATATTGAATGTTCGTAGTGGTCAGTGGTCGAAATAGTGTTGTAGAACAGGATTAGAAAGGGAAAGGAAAGCTGCTGCTCAGGCCATCTAACGCCTTCCTGAAGGTACTATCTTTAAACAGGTATTGCTCATCTGTAGAAGGTGTTTCTCAGAGGAGGATCCATCAATTGCTCTGTAGTGCTTTTGTTTGACTAAGAGAATTAGTTGGATTAAGGAGTGAATTTTAGTTGCAAACACTGGACCACATAACAGCTGCCTTTCAGCAGCTGGGGCAAGGGCAGGACACAAACACGTTCACACTGAAATGTTCACTACAGGGCATCCACATAGCTGACGTAGTTGTGGTCTGTGACGCATGCAAGAATCCCATGTGACCAAGCCTTGACTAACCTGGACCTCTGGTACTTATGTAGTAGCAGAAACATATCTCATCCATGATGTATTCATACCTAATCCCTGTTTGAGCTGATCAGGTGCTGGAAATTTTGGTAATTTTGGATAAGGTCTGGAATataattcagtatgaatctgcattgtCTGTTGTTTTTGCAATACATTTCCAGAGTGAATTGCCTTCTGGATTTGTGACCTTCTGGAAAAGTACACAGTTTTTCCAGAAATTCCTTTAAATGTCTTTTCCCTGCCTTTTCCCTCCCTGTCTTCATCAAACTCATATAGTGCATTGACTTCTTGCATGAGTAGGTATTTccattgtgtgtttttgtcatAAGTTATTcattccatttcatgtagtttcAAATACCTGAGAGACTGCTTTCACCTTCTAACACAGCTTTGTACAGCTTACAGTACAGCTTACAGTACCGTTTCCTGTCTTTCTCTGCAGGGATCTACATCGAAGAGATCCTCACGAAATGGAAAGGAGACTATGACAAGCTTGAGCACAATCACACCTATATTCAATGGTAAGGTCATGTCTGCTAAGGTCAGGGGGAGTAAAAAGATgtattaatctgtaactaaaATAAATGTAGCTTTTTAAATAAGCTTTTTAAATAAGCAATTGTTTGGTCAGAATGGAACTGAATGTAGTTTAATCATAATTGTTTCTTCAGAcctcagattttttttcaaaCTTTGAATCAACCATGCTTTAGTTTGGGAGTGGAAGAGAAGCTTTTTTATCATTAGAATTGGATTATAGTTATTACTCTTTATACATATTGGTTGTGCAGAAAGAAAAACCTTTATGTGAAACTGTCAGAGAAAAAAGTCAGAGAAGAGTCGCAGACTTCAGTGTCTTGATAATGTAACTCATTACATAACAGATTATATAAGTAATTATGTCCTTACACTTAAAGGGAAAAGCAGACTCACAATAATACCTCTTTAGAGTTAGGTTTTCTTTTGCACGTCATGTGCTGTGATGTGCTGAAAAACCATCAGTGTGAGTAGGGAGTGGAGGTGAGAAGACTTGTGTCTGGCTTTCAGCCCCAAGACACCTGCACGTCCCGCACGAATCAGCAGATCCTCCAACACCCCCACCATGCCACACTCTCATCTTCTCAGTCTCGCTGCTGACAAAGCAGACTGTTTGCATAATAGCAATTAGTGAGTTTCAAAACACAGGCGAGTGCATGCAGATGAATTGCTAGCGTCGCCTTTGTTAATTGAATTAATAAGAGATGGCAGTGGAGGCTTGCCCAGTGCAGCAGGCATCCAGCCACAACTGCCTGGCCTTTTAAAAAGAAAGCAGAGGGGGAAAGCGAGGGATAACAGAGGACAGGAAAAAAACTGCTAGGGTCACAGACTTGTCCTTTGCAAGCTGTTTAACAGCCAGCAGTAGAAGGGATCAAACAGCTGACAAGGAAAAAGTTTACCTTTTTTGTGTCCTCTCTTTCTGCTGCATCCCTCTCGCCTGCTTCTTTCTTTGTCCTGGCGAAAGTCACCCATGCCCATTCCAGCAGGATTTATTAGAGGGGAGAGCTGGCTCATCAATGCTTTCATCGCCTGCGAACAGAGCAAGCCATAAGtcacagcagctgtgtgtgtgtgtgtgtctaagcgTAGACCCTAAGGTCACATGCATTGTGTTTGCTAGTCAAacaatatttgcatgtttgcaGACATTTGCTTCCGTCTTTTCACACCATTTAAAAGTACTAACTGTTCTTTAGACAGGATAAACATGTATGACGAAAAGACCagtctctcttcttctctcataTGTTCACCTCTTTCTTCTTTTACTCTTCTCTCCTCCCCTTTCCTCTTctgtcttctcctctcctctcatctccttttctctctccttctcttatcTCTTCacctctttcttctttttctctcctctcgtCTCCGGTCTTCTTCTCTCATCTCCTTTTCTCTCATCTCATCTAatctcatttctttttttcttatctaatctcatctcatctcctttcctctcttctcctctcatcttccTATTCCCTCTTTTATCTCATTCTCTTATCCACTGCATCTCATCACCTTTCCTCCCATTTTGTCTATTTTCATCTAATCTCCTTTCTCATCTTATCTCCTTTTTTCTCATCGCatttccttttctctcctcttatCTCCCTATTCCTTCTGCCATCTTCTTCTCTTATCTCCTGCATCTCATCACCTTTCCACTCACCTCATCTAATTTCTTCTCGTCTTTTGTCATTTCTTCTCatcccatctcttctcttcttctctcatctcctctccttccCATTTCTTTCAGGCTCTTCCCACTCAGGGAGCAAGGCCTCAATTTCTATGCCCAGGAACTCACTCAGGACGAGATTAAGGTAAAGAATGAAGTTTAAACTAACACAAATTAAAACTCTTCGACCAAAAGAGAGAGATTTCTTCAATGGTGTTGTTATTCAGTCTGTTTAGTGATGTTCTACAAATGCACTGGTTCACTGATAGAAGAGTGACTTTCTGAACTTGTGTCAACAGGAATTCCAAAACACTCGAGAAGCTAAGCGTCGCTTCTTGCTTGCATACACCATCATGTTGGACTTCTTTGGGATCAAACTCCTagataaaaatggaaatgtgaCCCGTGCTGGAAACTGGCAGGACCGCTTCCAGCACTTGAACGAGTAAGAACTGGAGCATATCTCCTTCAGCTTCTAGCTTTCCACACCTTTCTACATCTGTGCTCTGATTATGCACACTATAGTCTGCTCTGGATATGTTCATGCAGTACAGCATTACAGAAGCTTGGCAGCCTCCTGTTTAGCTCAGTTTCAGCACCAAATTACTCTGACAGTCGCCAAAGAAGTGGCTCAAACACTCAGAGGGGAGTCCCCAACCCAGACTGCTTTAGAAAACTGTTGATGTAGAGATTATGGAGTGTTATGGAGAGGAATGAAGTAGGATAGATTaaagtgaggaagaggaggaagccTAAACAGAAAGATACCGTAGCGCGGTGGACTTCAGGGCAAAGAGAGtagacattgtgtgtgtgtgtttgtttgtatgttatTGCCCCAGGACTGGGTCATAgaggacacatacacacaaacactggcTATTGCAGAGATCTCAGAGATATGCAGTTTGTTAAAATGTCTCCACTGGCTCTTAGCGGGCACTGCTTTCAGAGCCCTTTCTTCGTTACCTCAGTGAGCTTCCAAGATAAAATAGAAAAGGCTCAGTACAGTAGTTTCCTCTACTACTCAAAATGGAATGTGGTAACAAATCTATTGTACACTTTTTTGATGGAAAGGTTAATATAGTTATTACAAGAGTGTCTTAGTCATTTTTCATGTTTCTTCTTAGGAAAAAATGCTGATGTCTTACTCATTTACTTACCTCCACCAGTTCAGCTTACCACCtctgttttacagttttacagccCTGCCATTTACAGTTCTCAAGAATGTTTCTGCTCAGAGTGCTGATTTTTTAATAAGACACAAACAGCCacagaacagccaatcagaacagagtaCATTAATCTTTTATCCAACCTTAGGGAACAAGTAACAAGATTTATGACAAAATCAGACaaagaaatgttgaaaaatgctTGTGTTTTGAACATAAAACCTCATAAACGTTAGAAGTGcagctaaagaaaaaaaacattcaaatgaaAAACAATCTTTCTTTAAGGTGAAGTGCAATTAATTGGCAGCCTGCTTTGTGCCACCCTGCTTCTACCCTGCTTTGTGCCCAGCCTGCAACAGAATATTTTAGGTCTCTAATTTGTAATATTGGCTCTgttaaacattgtttttgtcatgcaggtctCAGCACAACTACCTGCGAATCACACGGATCCTGAAGAGTCTTGGCGAGCTGGGCTTCGAGAGCTTCAAGCCCCCTTTGGTGCATCTGCTGCTGCAGGAGGCTCTGGTGAAGGGCACACTGCCCAACATGCGTCACAGCGCACTGGAGTACTTTGTGTACACAGTGCGGGCACATGGCCAGAGACGTGCCCTGCTGCGATTCGCCCAACGCCACTACCAGCCCCCCGAGAACTTCATCTGGGGACCCCCTAAGAAAAGACGTCTGCCAGGGGAGCATCGGAGCACAAGTAAAGCTAGATCTCCTAACCAGGGAAGTCCAAACAGCCCCAGGGCAGAGAAGGGAGAGCCAGAGGGGATGGAAGCAGGGGACTGGAGGACAGCAAAGCTTCCCAGAACGTTTCTAGAGAGCCGGGAATTGGTAGACATAGAGGAATACATTGAAACTGTCCCACTATAAGAACGGTGCAACTGAGGACTCAGGGAACAAGCCTTGTATTAGTATCGGGCTCATTTTGGCAACTAGAAAGTGGCTTGGCCCAAAGCAATATTATTCCCTGCCTTGGTTTTCAGTAACAAGCTGTAAGAGATTTATGTCTCTTTGGCTTTTTGTAAAATTTAAGACAATAACTTTAATTTTGTGAGCTTAAAGGTTCACGATATTAgctgatgattttttttctgctaTTTTGTTAGATTTGCCTGATTCCGATAAGTACCTTGATGAATCTTTAGCACACACAGaggtgtatatatgtgtgttgttAC carries:
- the ogfrl1 gene encoding opioid growth factor receptor-like protein 1, translating into MGNLMGGLRYKEPSTVEECDSTWETDSESEEQPQGAEEDSGISDSPSGEQMDSFQQFDDTAESSTKMKRSFYAAKDLYKYRHSYPNYKEPRQPNEYRNLRFYLNKIPLVPDGIYIEEILTKWKGDYDKLEHNHTYIQWLFPLREQGLNFYAQELTQDEIKEFQNTREAKRRFLLAYTIMLDFFGIKLLDKNGNVTRAGNWQDRFQHLNESQHNYLRITRILKSLGELGFESFKPPLVHLLLQEALVKGTLPNMRHSALEYFVYTVRAHGQRRALLRFAQRHYQPPENFIWGPPKKRRLPGEHRSTSKARSPNQGSPNSPRAEKGEPEGMEAGDWRTAKLPRTFLESRELVDIEEYIETVPL